In Pleuronectes platessa chromosome 5, fPlePla1.1, whole genome shotgun sequence, a single genomic region encodes these proteins:
- the triap1 gene encoding TP53-regulated inhibitor of apoptosis 1 translates to MNSVGEACTELKREYDQCFNRWFAEKFLKGDRGGDPCTDTFRKYQRCVQAAIKDKDIPVEGLDFMGPSKDKPES, encoded by the coding sequence ATGAACAGCGTCGGGGAGGCGTGCACGGAGCTGAAGCGCGAGTACGACCAGTGCTTCAACCGCTGGTTCGCCGAGAAGTTCCTGAAGGGGGACCGGGGGGGGGACCCGTGCACCGACACCTTCCGGAAGTACCAGCGCTGCGTGCAGGCGGCCATCAAGGACAAGGACATCCCGGTGGAGGGGCTGGACTTCATGGGCCCCAGCAAGGACAAGCCGGAGAGCTGA
- the supt5h gene encoding transcription elongation factor SPT5 isoform X1: MSDSEESDFSDAQSDRSSDGEAEEVEEVEAASPVGSDKVAEEEGEDLEDEEEYDEEEEEDDEDRPRKKPRHGGFILDEADVDDEYEDEDDQWEEGAEDIMEKEQAEVSTIDHVVLDEDHSGSRRLQNLWRDSREEALGEYYMRKYAKSSGGEHYSGGSEELSDDITQQQLLPGVKDPNLWTVKCKIGEERATAIALMRKFIAYQFTDTPLQIKSVVAPDHVKGYIYVESYKQTHVKSAIEGIGNLRMGFWNQQMVPIKEMTDVLKVVKEVTNLKPKSWVRLKRGLYKDDIAQVDYVEPSQNTISLKMIPRIDLDRIKAKMSLKDWFAKRKKFKRPAQRLFDAEKIRSLGGEVSHDGDFMIFEGNRYSRKGFLFKSFAMSAVITDGVKPTLSELEKFEDQPEGIDLEVVTESGKEREHNLQAGDNVEVCEGELINLQGKILSVDGNKITIMPKHEDLKDPLEFPAHELRKYFRMGDHVKVIAGRYEGDTGLIVRVEENFVILFSDLTMHELKVLPRDLQLCSETASGVDAGGQHEWGELVQLDPQTVGVIVRLERETFQVLNMHGKVLTVRHQAVNRRKDNRFAVALDSEQNNIHVKDIVKVIDGPHSGREGEIRHLFRGFAFLHCKKLVENGGMFVCKTRHLVLAGGSKPRDVTNFTVGGFAPMSPRISSPMHHGGGGGGPQRGGGGGGDRGGGGGGGGDRGGGGGGGGMGRGRGRRDNELIGQTVRISQGPYKGYIGVVKDATESTARVELHSTCQTISVDRQRLTTMGAKRHSGMTSAHGRTPMYGSQTPMYGTGSRTPMYGSQTPVHDAGNRTPHYGSQTPLHDGSRTPGQSGAWDPSNPNTPSRNDEEYDFGYDDEPSPSPQGYGGTPNPQTPGYPEVPSPQVNPQYNPQTPGTPAMYNTEQYSPYAAPSPQGSYQPSPSPQSYHQVAPSPVGYQNTHSPASYHPTPSPMAYQASPSPSPVGYSPMTPGAPSPGGYNPHTPGSNIEQGSSDWVTTDILVRVKDSFMDLMGQTGVIRSITGGMCSVFMQESEKVVSISSDHLEPITPTKNNKVKVILGEDREATGILLSIDGDDGIVRMELDDQLKILNLRFLGRLEH, translated from the exons ATGTCCGACAGCGAGGAGAGCGACTTCTCCGACGCCCAGAGCGACCGCAGCAGCGATGGAGAAgccgaggaggtggaggag GTGGAGGCGGCGAGCCCCGTGGGCAGCGACAAGGTAgccgaggaggagggggaggacctggaggatgaggaggagtacgacgaagaggaggaggaggacgatgaaGATCGTCCCAGGAAGAAGCCGAGACATGGGGGATTCATCCTGGACGAAGCCG ATGTGGACGACGAGTATGAAGACGAGGACGATCAGTGGGAGGAAGGAGCTGAAGACATTATGGAGAAAG AGCAGGCTGAAG TGTCGACCATCGACCATGTGGTTCTGGATGAGGACCACTCGGGTTCTCGGAGGCTGCAGAACCTCTGGAG agaCTCCAGAGAGGAGGCGCTGGGTGAATACTACATGAGGAAGTACGCCAAGTCTTCAGGAGGAGAGCA TTACTCTGGAGGGTCCGAGGAGCTGTCTGATGACATCAcccagcagcagctgcttccTGGGGTCAA GGATCCAAATCTGTGGACGGTCAAGTGCAAG ATCGGAGAGGAGAGGGCGACGGCCATCGCACTGATGAGGAAGTTCATCGCCTACCAGTTCACAGACACA ccCCTGCAGATCAAGTCGGTGGTCGCCCCCGATCACGTGAAAGGTTACATCTACGTGGAGTCGTACAAGCAGACGCACGTCAAGTCGGCCATCGAGGGCATCGGCAACCTGAGGATGGGCTTCTGGAACCAGCAGATGGTTCCCATCAAAGAGATGACCGACGTCCTCAAGGTCGTCAAAGAGGTCACGAACCTGAAGCCCAAGTCCTGGGTGCGACTGAAGAGAGGCCTGTACAAGGACGACATCGCTCAG GTCGACTACGTGGAGCCGAGTCAAAACACCATCTCCCTGAAGATGATCCCTCGAATAGACCTGGATCGTATCAAGGCCAAGATGAGTCTG AAAGACTGGTTCGCTAAGAGGAAGAAGTTCAAGAGGCCGGCTCAGAGGCTGTTTGACGCGGAGAAGATCAG gtccCTGGGTGGGGAGGTCAGCCATGATGGAGACTTCATGATCTTTGAGGGGAACCGTTACAGCCGCAAAGGATTCCTGTTTAAGAGCTTTGCTATGTCTGCAGTG ATCACAGACGGAGTGAAGCCGACTCTGTCAGAGCTGGAGAAGTTTGAGGACCAGCCGGAGGGAAtcgacctggaggtggtcacagAGTCAG GAAAAGAGCGTGAACACAACCTGCAGGCCGGGGACAACGTGGAGGTGTGTGAGGGGGAGTTGATCAACCTGCAGGGGAAGATCCTGAGTGTGGACGGCAACAAGATCACCATCATGCCCAAACACGAAGACctgaag GACCCCCTGGAGTTCCCGGCTCACGAGCTGAGGAAGTATTTCCGGATGGGCGACCACGTGAAGGTGATCGCTGGTCGATATGAAGGAGACACCGGCCTCATCGTCCGAGTGGAGGAGAACTTTGTCATCCTGTTCTCCGACCTCACCATGCAcgag TTGAAGGTGTTACCCAGAGACCTGCAGCTCTGCTCGGAGACGGCCTCCGGCGTTGATGCGGGGGGGCAGCATGAGTGGGGCGAGCTGGTCCAACTGGACCCGCAGACGGTTGGAGTCATTGTCCGACTGGAGAGAGAAACCTTCCAG GTGCTGAACATGCACGGGAAGGTGCTGACCGTGCGCCACCAGGCGGTGAATCGCAGGAAGGACAACCGCTTCGCTGTGGCTCTGGACTCGGAGCAGAACAACATCCACGTGAAGGACATCGTGAAGGTCATCGACGGGCCGCACTCT GGCCGCGAGGGCGAGATCCGACACCTGTTCCGAGGCTTCGCCTTCCTCCACTGTAAGAAGCTGGTGGAGAACGGAGGCATGTTCGTCTGCAAGACCAGACACCTGGTGTTAGCCGGGGGATCCAAG CCCAGAGACGTGACTAACTTCACGGTGGGAGGATTCGCTCCCATGAGCCCTCGCATCAGCAGCCCCATGCACCacggggggggaggag GTGGtccgcagagaggaggaggaggtggaggtgatagaggaggaggaggaggaggtggaggtgatagaggaggaggtggaggaggaggaggaatgggcCGGGGCCGAGGTCGGAGGGACAACGAGCTGATTGGTCAGACAGTTCGTATTTCTCAGGGACCTTACAAAG GATACATCGGGGTGGTGAAGGACGCCACGGAGTCCACCGCCCGGGTGGAGCTGCACTCCACCTGTCAGACCATCTCCGTGGACCGGCAGCGCTTAACCACCAT GGGAGCGAAGAGACACAGTGGAATGACGTCGGCTCACGGGCGCACTCCGATGTACGGCTCCCAGACTCCGATGTACGGCACCGGCTCCAGAACGCCCATGTACGGCTCCCAGACGCCGGTGCATGACG CTGGAAACCGAACGCCTCACTACGGCTCTCAGACCCCGCTGCATGATGGGAGCAGGACGCCAGGTCAGAGCGGGGCCTGGGACCCCAGCAACCCCAACACACCGTCCAG AAATGACGAAGAGTACGACTTCGGCTACGATGACgagccctccccctcccctcaggGATACGGGGGAACCCCTAACCCCCAGACCCCAGGTTACCCAGAAGTCCCCTCTCCTCAGGTCAACCCTCAGTACAACCCGCAGACACCCGGCACACCCGCCAT gtacaACACAGAGCAGTATTCTCCCTATGCAGCTCCCTCCCCTCAAGGCTCCTACCAGCCCAGTCCCAGTCCTCAGAGCTACCACCAGGTGGCGCCCTCACCAGTCGGCTACcagaacacacactctcctgccAGTTACCATCCCACGCCCTCCCCCATGGCCTATCAG GCCAGTCCCAGTCCCAGTCCTGTGGGCTACAGTCCCATGACGCCTGGAGCGCCCTCTCCTGGAGGCTACAACCCTCACACCCCGGGCTCCAACATCGAGCAGGGCAGCAGCGACTGGGTGACCACTGACATACTGGTCCGAGTGAAGGACTCCTTCATGGACCTGATGGGACAGACCGGCGTCATCAGGAGCATcacg ggaggGATGTGTTCAGTGTTCATGCAGGAGTCGGAGAAGGTGGTCAGCATCAGCAGCGATCACCTGGAGCCCATCACCCCCACCAAGAACAACAAG GTGAAGGTGATCCTGGGGGAGGACCGCGAGGCCACGGGCATCCTGCTGAGTATCGACGGAGACGACGGCATCGTGCGCATGGAGCTGGACGACCAGCTGAAGATCCTCAACCTGAGGTTCCTGGGTCGCCTGGAGCACTGA
- the supt5h gene encoding transcription elongation factor SPT5 isoform X2 translates to MSDSEESDFSDAQSDRSSDGEAEEVEEVEAASPVGSDKVAEEEGEDLEDEEEYDEEEEEDDEDRPRKKPRHGGFILDEADVDDEYEDEDDQWEEGAEDIMEKVSTIDHVVLDEDHSGSRRLQNLWRDSREEALGEYYMRKYAKSSGGEHYSGGSEELSDDITQQQLLPGVKDPNLWTVKCKIGEERATAIALMRKFIAYQFTDTPLQIKSVVAPDHVKGYIYVESYKQTHVKSAIEGIGNLRMGFWNQQMVPIKEMTDVLKVVKEVTNLKPKSWVRLKRGLYKDDIAQVDYVEPSQNTISLKMIPRIDLDRIKAKMSLKDWFAKRKKFKRPAQRLFDAEKIRSLGGEVSHDGDFMIFEGNRYSRKGFLFKSFAMSAVITDGVKPTLSELEKFEDQPEGIDLEVVTESGKEREHNLQAGDNVEVCEGELINLQGKILSVDGNKITIMPKHEDLKDPLEFPAHELRKYFRMGDHVKVIAGRYEGDTGLIVRVEENFVILFSDLTMHELKVLPRDLQLCSETASGVDAGGQHEWGELVQLDPQTVGVIVRLERETFQVLNMHGKVLTVRHQAVNRRKDNRFAVALDSEQNNIHVKDIVKVIDGPHSGREGEIRHLFRGFAFLHCKKLVENGGMFVCKTRHLVLAGGSKPRDVTNFTVGGFAPMSPRISSPMHHGGGGGGPQRGGGGGGDRGGGGGGGGDRGGGGGGGGMGRGRGRRDNELIGQTVRISQGPYKGYIGVVKDATESTARVELHSTCQTISVDRQRLTTMGAKRHSGMTSAHGRTPMYGSQTPMYGTGSRTPMYGSQTPVHDAGNRTPHYGSQTPLHDGSRTPGQSGAWDPSNPNTPSRNDEEYDFGYDDEPSPSPQGYGGTPNPQTPGYPEVPSPQVNPQYNPQTPGTPAMYNTEQYSPYAAPSPQGSYQPSPSPQSYHQVAPSPVGYQNTHSPASYHPTPSPMAYQASPSPSPVGYSPMTPGAPSPGGYNPHTPGSNIEQGSSDWVTTDILVRVKDSFMDLMGQTGVIRSITGGMCSVFMQESEKVVSISSDHLEPITPTKNNKVKVILGEDREATGILLSIDGDDGIVRMELDDQLKILNLRFLGRLEH, encoded by the exons ATGTCCGACAGCGAGGAGAGCGACTTCTCCGACGCCCAGAGCGACCGCAGCAGCGATGGAGAAgccgaggaggtggaggag GTGGAGGCGGCGAGCCCCGTGGGCAGCGACAAGGTAgccgaggaggagggggaggacctggaggatgaggaggagtacgacgaagaggaggaggaggacgatgaaGATCGTCCCAGGAAGAAGCCGAGACATGGGGGATTCATCCTGGACGAAGCCG ATGTGGACGACGAGTATGAAGACGAGGACGATCAGTGGGAGGAAGGAGCTGAAGACATTATGGAGAAAG TGTCGACCATCGACCATGTGGTTCTGGATGAGGACCACTCGGGTTCTCGGAGGCTGCAGAACCTCTGGAG agaCTCCAGAGAGGAGGCGCTGGGTGAATACTACATGAGGAAGTACGCCAAGTCTTCAGGAGGAGAGCA TTACTCTGGAGGGTCCGAGGAGCTGTCTGATGACATCAcccagcagcagctgcttccTGGGGTCAA GGATCCAAATCTGTGGACGGTCAAGTGCAAG ATCGGAGAGGAGAGGGCGACGGCCATCGCACTGATGAGGAAGTTCATCGCCTACCAGTTCACAGACACA ccCCTGCAGATCAAGTCGGTGGTCGCCCCCGATCACGTGAAAGGTTACATCTACGTGGAGTCGTACAAGCAGACGCACGTCAAGTCGGCCATCGAGGGCATCGGCAACCTGAGGATGGGCTTCTGGAACCAGCAGATGGTTCCCATCAAAGAGATGACCGACGTCCTCAAGGTCGTCAAAGAGGTCACGAACCTGAAGCCCAAGTCCTGGGTGCGACTGAAGAGAGGCCTGTACAAGGACGACATCGCTCAG GTCGACTACGTGGAGCCGAGTCAAAACACCATCTCCCTGAAGATGATCCCTCGAATAGACCTGGATCGTATCAAGGCCAAGATGAGTCTG AAAGACTGGTTCGCTAAGAGGAAGAAGTTCAAGAGGCCGGCTCAGAGGCTGTTTGACGCGGAGAAGATCAG gtccCTGGGTGGGGAGGTCAGCCATGATGGAGACTTCATGATCTTTGAGGGGAACCGTTACAGCCGCAAAGGATTCCTGTTTAAGAGCTTTGCTATGTCTGCAGTG ATCACAGACGGAGTGAAGCCGACTCTGTCAGAGCTGGAGAAGTTTGAGGACCAGCCGGAGGGAAtcgacctggaggtggtcacagAGTCAG GAAAAGAGCGTGAACACAACCTGCAGGCCGGGGACAACGTGGAGGTGTGTGAGGGGGAGTTGATCAACCTGCAGGGGAAGATCCTGAGTGTGGACGGCAACAAGATCACCATCATGCCCAAACACGAAGACctgaag GACCCCCTGGAGTTCCCGGCTCACGAGCTGAGGAAGTATTTCCGGATGGGCGACCACGTGAAGGTGATCGCTGGTCGATATGAAGGAGACACCGGCCTCATCGTCCGAGTGGAGGAGAACTTTGTCATCCTGTTCTCCGACCTCACCATGCAcgag TTGAAGGTGTTACCCAGAGACCTGCAGCTCTGCTCGGAGACGGCCTCCGGCGTTGATGCGGGGGGGCAGCATGAGTGGGGCGAGCTGGTCCAACTGGACCCGCAGACGGTTGGAGTCATTGTCCGACTGGAGAGAGAAACCTTCCAG GTGCTGAACATGCACGGGAAGGTGCTGACCGTGCGCCACCAGGCGGTGAATCGCAGGAAGGACAACCGCTTCGCTGTGGCTCTGGACTCGGAGCAGAACAACATCCACGTGAAGGACATCGTGAAGGTCATCGACGGGCCGCACTCT GGCCGCGAGGGCGAGATCCGACACCTGTTCCGAGGCTTCGCCTTCCTCCACTGTAAGAAGCTGGTGGAGAACGGAGGCATGTTCGTCTGCAAGACCAGACACCTGGTGTTAGCCGGGGGATCCAAG CCCAGAGACGTGACTAACTTCACGGTGGGAGGATTCGCTCCCATGAGCCCTCGCATCAGCAGCCCCATGCACCacggggggggaggag GTGGtccgcagagaggaggaggaggtggaggtgatagaggaggaggaggaggaggtggaggtgatagaggaggaggtggaggaggaggaggaatgggcCGGGGCCGAGGTCGGAGGGACAACGAGCTGATTGGTCAGACAGTTCGTATTTCTCAGGGACCTTACAAAG GATACATCGGGGTGGTGAAGGACGCCACGGAGTCCACCGCCCGGGTGGAGCTGCACTCCACCTGTCAGACCATCTCCGTGGACCGGCAGCGCTTAACCACCAT GGGAGCGAAGAGACACAGTGGAATGACGTCGGCTCACGGGCGCACTCCGATGTACGGCTCCCAGACTCCGATGTACGGCACCGGCTCCAGAACGCCCATGTACGGCTCCCAGACGCCGGTGCATGACG CTGGAAACCGAACGCCTCACTACGGCTCTCAGACCCCGCTGCATGATGGGAGCAGGACGCCAGGTCAGAGCGGGGCCTGGGACCCCAGCAACCCCAACACACCGTCCAG AAATGACGAAGAGTACGACTTCGGCTACGATGACgagccctccccctcccctcaggGATACGGGGGAACCCCTAACCCCCAGACCCCAGGTTACCCAGAAGTCCCCTCTCCTCAGGTCAACCCTCAGTACAACCCGCAGACACCCGGCACACCCGCCAT gtacaACACAGAGCAGTATTCTCCCTATGCAGCTCCCTCCCCTCAAGGCTCCTACCAGCCCAGTCCCAGTCCTCAGAGCTACCACCAGGTGGCGCCCTCACCAGTCGGCTACcagaacacacactctcctgccAGTTACCATCCCACGCCCTCCCCCATGGCCTATCAG GCCAGTCCCAGTCCCAGTCCTGTGGGCTACAGTCCCATGACGCCTGGAGCGCCCTCTCCTGGAGGCTACAACCCTCACACCCCGGGCTCCAACATCGAGCAGGGCAGCAGCGACTGGGTGACCACTGACATACTGGTCCGAGTGAAGGACTCCTTCATGGACCTGATGGGACAGACCGGCGTCATCAGGAGCATcacg ggaggGATGTGTTCAGTGTTCATGCAGGAGTCGGAGAAGGTGGTCAGCATCAGCAGCGATCACCTGGAGCCCATCACCCCCACCAAGAACAACAAG GTGAAGGTGATCCTGGGGGAGGACCGCGAGGCCACGGGCATCCTGCTGAGTATCGACGGAGACGACGGCATCGTGCGCATGGAGCTGGACGACCAGCTGAAGATCCTCAACCTGAGGTTCCTGGGTCGCCTGGAGCACTGA
- the LOC128440178 gene encoding cytochrome c oxidase subunit 7A2, mitochondrial, with translation MNHLLKVPALAGRAFSSSARQLRNRVPEHQKLFQADNGLPVHLKGGTVDALLYRATMTITLGGTCYSLYWLLKASMPQKKA, from the exons atgaatCACCTCCTG AAAGTTCCAGCTCTGGCCGGCCGAGCCTTCAGCAGCTCCGCCCGGCAGCTGAGGAACCGAGTCCCCGAGCATCAGAAGCTCTTCCAG GCGGACAACGGCCTCCCAGTTCACCTGAAGGGGGGGACCGTGGACGCTCTGCTCTACCGGGCCACCATGACCATCACCCTGGGAG GAACATGCTACTCTCTGTACTGGCTCCTCAAGGCCTCGATGCCTCAGAAGAAAGCCTAG